From a single Stackebrandtia endophytica genomic region:
- the murD gene encoding UDP-N-acetylmuramoyl-L-alanine--D-glutamate ligase: protein MTRYLVAGTGIAGAESVRVLTRIGHEVVVYDQAESPRLAELEPLAAAVVTGDPTASAVTDAIASVDEVVLSPGIPPHHALARTAERLNRPVYSEPELAWRLRPTGAAPWLAVTGTNGKTTTVTMLAAILSAAGLRTEALGNIGRALVDAVFDDYDALVVELSSQQLHWSQTLAPQFGALLNLADDHLSWHGDAHSYMHAKTAIWRGAVNIGNLDDPQVAKLLSAAPGRHLGFTLGPASPGGFGVTDGVIVDHRDGEPVPLIEVDRIRPPGRHHVANALAAAAMARAFGVDAAAVAAGLAGYEPQPHRNVLIDTVDGVRYVDDSKGTNPHAAAAALASYDRIVWIAGGQLKGVDVDPLVASAADRLRGAVLLGVDRAELATSLSRHAPRIPVIEVARGDDEAMTEVVKAAAAMAQPGDVVLLSPAAASYDMFSGYAHRGRRFAEAVAALTSTPESA from the coding sequence GTGACGCGATACCTGGTAGCGGGGACCGGCATCGCGGGTGCCGAGTCGGTGCGCGTACTGACCCGGATCGGCCACGAGGTGGTGGTCTACGACCAGGCGGAGTCACCGCGGCTCGCTGAACTGGAGCCGCTGGCCGCCGCCGTCGTCACCGGCGACCCGACGGCCTCGGCGGTCACCGACGCCATCGCGTCGGTCGACGAGGTGGTGCTGTCACCGGGTATCCCGCCCCACCACGCGTTGGCGCGGACCGCCGAACGACTGAACCGTCCGGTCTACAGTGAACCCGAACTCGCGTGGCGACTGCGGCCGACCGGTGCCGCGCCCTGGTTGGCGGTGACCGGAACCAACGGAAAGACCACGACCGTCACGATGCTCGCGGCGATCCTGTCCGCCGCCGGACTGCGCACCGAGGCGCTGGGCAACATCGGCCGGGCGTTGGTCGACGCGGTCTTCGACGACTACGACGCGCTGGTGGTGGAGTTGTCCAGCCAACAGCTGCATTGGTCGCAGACCCTGGCACCGCAATTCGGAGCACTGCTCAACCTCGCCGACGACCACCTGAGCTGGCACGGCGACGCCCACTCCTACATGCACGCCAAAACCGCGATCTGGCGTGGCGCGGTCAACATCGGCAACCTGGACGACCCCCAGGTCGCGAAGCTGTTGAGCGCTGCCCCGGGCCGACACCTCGGGTTCACCCTCGGCCCGGCCTCCCCGGGAGGCTTCGGGGTGACCGACGGCGTGATCGTCGACCATCGGGACGGCGAGCCGGTTCCGTTGATCGAGGTGGACCGCATTCGGCCGCCGGGCCGCCATCACGTCGCCAACGCGTTGGCGGCCGCCGCGATGGCCCGTGCCTTCGGTGTCGACGCGGCCGCCGTGGCGGCCGGGTTGGCCGGCTACGAACCACAACCGCACCGCAACGTGCTGATAGACACTGTGGATGGTGTCCGTTACGTGGACGACAGCAAGGGAACCAATCCACACGCCGCCGCAGCGGCACTGGCCTCCTACGATCGCATCGTATGGATCGCCGGGGGACAGCTCAAAGGCGTCGACGTCGATCCACTGGTCGCCTCGGCCGCCGATCGACTGCGCGGCGCGGTGCTGTTGGGTGTCGACCGGGCCGAATTGGCCACCTCGCTGTCACGACACGCCCCCCGGATACCGGTGATCGAGGTGGCACGCGGAGATGATGAAGCGATGACCGAGGTGGTGAAGGCGGCGGCGGCCATGGCCCAGCCGGGTGACGTGGTGTTGCTGTCGCCGGCGGCGGCCTCCTATGACATGTTCAGCGGTTATGCCCATCGAGGTCGGCGCTTCGCCGAAGCCGTGGCGGCGTTGACGTCGACACCGGAATCGGCATGA
- the ftsW gene encoding putative lipid II flippase FtsW, translating to MTTLTRRPRSGFAALRGLLDRPLASYFLLLASAGLLLIIGLVMVFSATMVRAYELEGNAFSAIMRQSLWALVGLVAFWIAQRLPVRTYRRVGRPMLVVTGLLLAVLMIAPNAGGAALGTAEGHWIAVGQFQFQPSELMKLAFLLYAAALLAKTGPKVGLWRELAVPLFPVAAVVFLLVGYSDLGTMLCLVAMFFGLLWVAGVRLRVFGAMLSAAFAGVIVLVLVASYRMERFISFRNPEEYASDWGYQAVQGYYAIATGGWFGVGLGESRQKWEWLPNGHNDFIFALIAEELGVVGCGVVVILFMVLTYSGMRIAARVDDPFRRLAAAGLTTWISIQAVINVGGVVGLLPITGLPLPLISDGGTALVVVLAALGMLASFARAEPDAARALRARNPGRWVRLLWAPLPPKPQPARTGKTRRSET from the coding sequence ATGACGACTCTGACCAGACGCCCCCGATCCGGTTTCGCCGCGCTACGGGGACTGCTGGATCGACCGTTGGCCTCGTACTTCCTGCTGCTGGCCTCGGCGGGACTCCTGCTGATCATCGGCCTGGTCATGGTGTTCTCGGCGACCATGGTCCGTGCCTACGAACTCGAGGGCAACGCGTTCTCGGCGATCATGCGGCAGAGCCTGTGGGCACTGGTGGGTCTGGTCGCCTTCTGGATAGCGCAGCGGCTGCCGGTGCGCACCTACCGGCGCGTCGGGCGGCCGATGCTCGTGGTCACCGGCCTGTTGTTGGCGGTACTCATGATCGCCCCCAATGCGGGCGGCGCGGCACTGGGAACCGCTGAGGGACACTGGATCGCCGTCGGCCAGTTCCAGTTTCAGCCGTCCGAACTGATGAAGCTGGCGTTTCTGCTGTACGCGGCCGCGTTGTTGGCCAAGACCGGCCCCAAGGTCGGATTGTGGCGTGAGTTGGCGGTCCCATTGTTTCCGGTCGCCGCCGTGGTGTTTCTGCTGGTCGGGTACAGCGACCTGGGAACCATGCTCTGCCTCGTCGCGATGTTCTTCGGACTGCTGTGGGTCGCCGGTGTGCGGCTGCGGGTCTTCGGCGCCATGTTGTCGGCGGCGTTCGCCGGCGTCATCGTGTTGGTCCTGGTCGCCAGCTACCGCATGGAACGGTTCATCTCGTTTCGCAACCCCGAGGAGTACGCCTCGGACTGGGGATACCAGGCCGTCCAGGGCTACTACGCCATCGCCACCGGCGGATGGTTCGGTGTGGGGCTGGGGGAGAGCCGCCAGAAATGGGAATGGCTTCCCAACGGCCACAACGACTTCATCTTCGCTCTCATCGCCGAGGAACTCGGTGTGGTCGGGTGCGGGGTCGTGGTGATCCTGTTCATGGTCCTGACGTATTCGGGCATGCGGATCGCCGCCCGGGTCGACGATCCGTTCCGGCGACTCGCCGCGGCGGGCCTGACCACCTGGATCAGCATCCAGGCCGTCATCAACGTCGGCGGTGTGGTGGGCCTGCTGCCCATCACCGGCCTGCCGCTACCGTTGATCTCCGACGGGGGCACCGCGCTGGTCGTCGTCCTAGCGGCCCTTGGGATGCTGGCATCCTTTGCGCGTGCCGAACCCGATGCGGCTCGCGCACTGCGCGCTCGAAACCCCGGGCGATGGGTGCGCCTGCTATGGGCCCCGTTGCCTCCCAAACCCCAACCGGCTAGAACCGGGAAGACGAGGAGAAGCGAGACTTGA
- the murG gene encoding undecaprenyldiphospho-muramoylpentapeptide beta-N-acetylglucosaminyltransferase: protein MSQLRSVVLAGGGTGGHIYPLLAFADCLRRHDPNIRITCLGTSKGMENDLIPPAGYDLRNVPAYQLPRKVNMDLVKTAPRMMRATKATRAILEEVEADVVVGFGGYVSVPAYLAAWRRKTPMVVFEFNDPPGVANRLGMRFDHQLALGFPHLPQTVPALKDGVVTGVPLRTAISRLDRPALRAQARAHFGLDPNRPTLFVFGASQGANSINQAVAGAAKAITAAGGQVLHVIGARRDEPVEVPADLDGPYVTLPFLREMELGYAAADLVLCRGGAMTCAEVAAVGLPAVYVPLPWGNREQYKNAGPVVAAGGGLFCDDTDLSPQWIERELIPLLTDGHRLAQMGAGAAAFGRRDGDEALRELTLRTVER, encoded by the coding sequence TTGAGTCAGCTGCGATCAGTGGTCTTGGCAGGCGGAGGCACGGGTGGACACATCTACCCCCTACTGGCCTTCGCCGACTGTCTGAGGCGCCACGACCCGAACATTCGGATCACCTGTCTGGGCACCTCCAAGGGGATGGAGAACGACCTCATACCCCCCGCCGGTTACGACCTGCGCAACGTTCCCGCCTACCAGTTGCCGCGCAAGGTCAACATGGACCTCGTCAAGACGGCCCCCCGGATGATGCGGGCGACGAAGGCGACCCGGGCCATCCTGGAGGAGGTCGAAGCCGACGTCGTCGTCGGCTTCGGTGGGTACGTCTCGGTACCGGCCTACCTCGCCGCCTGGCGACGCAAGACCCCGATGGTCGTCTTCGAGTTCAACGACCCGCCGGGTGTCGCCAACCGGCTGGGAATGCGGTTCGATCACCAACTGGCCCTGGGTTTCCCGCACCTGCCGCAGACCGTGCCGGCCCTGAAGGACGGCGTCGTGACGGGCGTTCCGTTGCGGACCGCGATCTCGCGACTGGACCGTCCCGCGCTTCGCGCACAGGCTCGTGCCCACTTCGGTCTGGACCCCAATCGCCCCACCCTGTTCGTCTTCGGAGCCTCCCAAGGCGCCAACTCGATCAACCAGGCCGTGGCCGGTGCGGCCAAGGCGATCACGGCCGCGGGTGGCCAGGTGCTGCACGTGATCGGCGCCCGTCGGGACGAACCGGTCGAGGTCCCCGCCGACCTCGACGGACCCTACGTGACCCTGCCGTTCCTGCGTGAGATGGAACTGGGATACGCCGCCGCCGACCTGGTGTTGTGCCGAGGTGGCGCGATGACCTGCGCCGAGGTCGCCGCCGTCGGGCTTCCCGCCGTCTACGTCCCCCTGCCGTGGGGTAACCGGGAGCAGTACAAGAACGCCGGTCCGGTGGTCGCCGCCGGTGGCGGTCTGTTCTGCGACGACACCGACCTCTCCCCTCAATGGATTGAACGCGAACTGATCCCGTTGCTGACCGACGGACACCGACTGGCCCAGATGGGCGCCGGTGCCGCCGCGTTCGGTAGGCGAGACGGTGACGAGGCACTGCGTGAACTCACATTGCGAACGGTGGAGCGATAA
- the murC gene encoding UDP-N-acetylmuramate--L-alanine ligase → MTMTSPMDEGTTAEDLGHVLFIGVGGVGMSGLARLYATRGLPTSGSELHDWPSLPELARLGVTVHRDHRPENLDGVDTVVRSTAHPDDHIELAEARRRGLRIYHRSEALAAAMTGKTSIVVTGTHGKTTTTAMIQEMLANCGLDPSFVNGGESPDGRSGGHGGGVHFVTEADESDRSFLRYRPDIAILTNIDADHLNNYGSVDGLADGFAEFLRGTTSGGSIVVCGDDPRAAEVGRRLADEGRDVVSYGIADTADLQVLNLSSTTEGVSYRAVFGGRDLGEFRVPVPGAHLGLNSAAAVLTGLRLGLDVDDIRKGLSTFSGVRRRFELTGTVAGVRVYDEYAYHPTAMTAALTTLKELAGDSRLLVVFQPYRAYRTRDFLSEIADALGIADMAVVMEVFGPGEAIEPGKGGLGVCEAIDLPDDHKWFVPQWDEIPPLVKRLTRPGDVVVTMGAPPISLMPADIRAALAD, encoded by the coding sequence ATGACGATGACATCTCCCATGGATGAGGGCACCACGGCCGAAGACCTCGGCCATGTGCTCTTCATCGGAGTCGGCGGAGTGGGCATGAGTGGGCTGGCCCGGCTCTATGCCACCCGTGGACTTCCCACGTCGGGAAGCGAACTCCATGACTGGCCGTCGTTGCCGGAACTGGCGCGGCTGGGAGTCACGGTGCATCGCGATCACCGACCGGAGAACCTCGACGGTGTCGACACCGTGGTGCGTTCAACGGCCCACCCCGACGACCACATCGAACTGGCCGAGGCCCGTCGCCGTGGACTGCGGATCTACCACCGTTCTGAAGCCCTCGCCGCGGCGATGACCGGGAAGACCTCCATCGTGGTCACCGGAACTCACGGCAAGACCACCACCACCGCCATGATCCAGGAGATGCTGGCCAACTGCGGACTCGATCCGTCGTTTGTCAACGGTGGTGAATCCCCCGACGGACGAAGCGGCGGACACGGCGGTGGAGTCCACTTCGTCACCGAGGCCGACGAGAGCGACCGGTCGTTCCTGCGGTACCGGCCCGACATCGCGATCCTGACCAACATCGACGCCGACCATCTGAACAACTACGGTTCGGTGGACGGCCTGGCGGACGGATTCGCCGAGTTCCTGCGTGGCACCACATCCGGTGGGTCGATCGTGGTGTGCGGCGACGATCCCCGTGCGGCGGAGGTCGGTCGACGGTTGGCGGACGAGGGCCGCGACGTCGTCAGTTACGGAATCGCCGACACCGCCGACCTCCAGGTCCTCAACCTGTCCTCGACCACCGAGGGCGTGTCGTACCGGGCGGTCTTCGGTGGAAGGGACCTGGGCGAGTTCCGGGTCCCGGTACCGGGCGCCCACCTGGGTCTCAACAGCGCGGCCGCGGTGTTGACCGGGCTGCGGTTGGGTCTGGACGTCGACGACATCCGCAAAGGACTGTCGACCTTCTCCGGCGTGCGCCGCCGGTTCGAGTTGACCGGCACCGTCGCAGGTGTCCGAGTGTACGACGAGTACGCCTACCACCCGACGGCCATGACCGCCGCGTTGACGACGCTGAAGGAACTGGCGGGAGACTCGCGACTGCTGGTGGTGTTCCAGCCGTACCGGGCCTACCGGACCAGGGACTTCCTCTCCGAGATCGCCGACGCCCTCGGCATCGCCGACATGGCGGTGGTCATGGAGGTGTTCGGTCCGGGCGAGGCCATCGAACCCGGCAAGGGTGGTCTGGGGGTCTGCGAGGCGATCGACCTGCCCGACGACCACAAGTGGTTCGTGCCGCAGTGGGATGAGATCCCACCGTTGGTGAAGCGCCTGACCCGGCCCGGTGACGTCGTGGTCACCATGGGTGCGCCGCCGATCTCGTTGATGCCGGCCGACATCCGCGCCGCGTTGGCGGACTGA
- a CDS encoding cell division protein FtsQ/DivIB: MTWKLIRVRTATGRRWLVVSVLGVVFVAGFLVWLGYGSGAFAVNRVEVRGTTFTDPEKVRASAAIPDGISLLSVDADAVAHRVAELAEVEMVTVSRDWPQTIVIDITERTPHLAVPNGDVFILVDRSGVAFRTVDEPPADTVLVTLDDPGRHDPATAAVLTVLSSLTPQLEDALVEVEAEAATRITLLLSDDRTIFWGDASRSDRKAEVATALLSLSERHFDVSAPDVPTVS; this comes from the coding sequence ATGACCTGGAAACTGATCCGTGTGCGAACGGCCACCGGCCGCCGTTGGCTGGTGGTGTCGGTGCTGGGCGTCGTCTTCGTCGCGGGATTCCTGGTGTGGCTGGGATACGGGTCGGGAGCGTTCGCCGTCAACCGCGTCGAGGTTCGCGGCACTACGTTCACCGACCCGGAGAAGGTTCGTGCCAGCGCCGCGATACCCGACGGGATCTCGTTGCTGTCGGTCGATGCGGACGCGGTCGCCCACCGGGTCGCCGAACTGGCCGAAGTGGAGATGGTGACGGTGAGTCGGGACTGGCCCCAGACCATCGTCATCGACATCACCGAACGCACACCTCATCTCGCGGTGCCGAACGGGGACGTGTTCATTCTGGTGGATCGCTCCGGTGTGGCGTTTCGTACGGTGGATGAACCTCCGGCCGACACGGTTCTGGTCACATTGGATGATCCGGGGCGTCACGATCCGGCTACCGCGGCTGTCCTGACTGTACTGTCGTCGCTCACTCCTCAACTGGAGGACGCACTTGTGGAAGTCGAGGCCGAAGCGGCGACTCGCATCACGTTGCTACTGTCGGATGACCGCACGATCTTTTGGGGCGATGCGTCTCGATCGGATCGCAAGGCCGAGGTCGCCACGGCGCTTCTGTCCCTGTCCGAGCGACATTTCGACGTCAGCGCACCAGACGTTCCCACGGTGAGCTAA
- the ftsZ gene encoding cell division protein FtsZ, with translation MTPPHNYLAVIKVVGVGGGGVNAVNRMIEAGLKGVEFIAINTDAQALLMSDADVKLDVGRELTRGLGAGANPEVGAKAAEDHRDEIEEVLKGADMVFVTCGEGGGTGTGGAPVIANIARKLGALTIGVVTRPFTFEGKRRQTQAVEGIEELRNECDTLIVIPNDRLLQTGDRGITMMDAFRLADQVLLSGVQGITDLITTPGLINLDFADVKSVMSGAGSALMGIGSARGENRAVEAAKAAIASPLLEQSMEGARGVLLSIAGGSDLGLFEINDAAELVSDCAHADANIIFGAVIDDALGDEARVTVIAAGFDNDDASFEMPEPIRISKPAEPIAEPPSQPSEPSPASRPGSAPPPRKVLFDDVDVPDFLKNGS, from the coding sequence ATGACACCACCGCACAACTACCTGGCAGTCATAAAGGTCGTTGGCGTCGGCGGCGGCGGTGTCAACGCCGTCAACCGGATGATCGAAGCGGGACTCAAGGGCGTTGAGTTCATCGCGATCAACACCGACGCGCAAGCACTTCTGATGAGTGACGCCGACGTCAAATTGGACGTCGGCCGGGAATTGACTCGTGGGCTGGGCGCGGGGGCCAACCCCGAGGTCGGCGCGAAGGCCGCCGAAGATCACCGCGATGAGATTGAAGAGGTCCTCAAGGGCGCCGACATGGTGTTCGTGACCTGTGGCGAGGGCGGTGGCACCGGAACCGGTGGCGCACCGGTCATCGCCAACATCGCGCGCAAACTGGGCGCACTGACCATCGGTGTCGTGACACGTCCGTTCACCTTTGAGGGCAAGCGTCGCCAGACTCAGGCCGTCGAGGGCATCGAGGAACTGCGCAACGAATGCGACACCCTCATCGTCATTCCCAACGACCGTCTGTTGCAGACCGGTGACCGTGGAATCACCATGATGGACGCGTTCCGGCTGGCTGACCAGGTACTGCTGTCGGGTGTTCAGGGAATCACCGACTTGATCACCACCCCGGGTTTGATCAATTTGGACTTCGCCGACGTGAAGAGCGTCATGAGCGGCGCCGGTTCGGCCCTGATGGGGATCGGCAGCGCGCGAGGGGAGAACCGAGCGGTCGAAGCCGCCAAGGCGGCGATCGCCTCCCCGCTGTTGGAACAGAGCATGGAGGGTGCTCGAGGTGTCCTGTTGTCGATCGCGGGCGGATCGGACCTGGGACTGTTCGAGATCAATGACGCCGCCGAACTGGTCAGCGACTGCGCACACGCCGACGCCAACATCATCTTCGGTGCGGTCATCGACGATGCGCTGGGCGACGAGGCACGGGTCACCGTGATCGCCGCCGGGTTCGACAACGACGACGCGTCCTTCGAGATGCCGGAGCCGATTCGGATCTCCAAGCCGGCCGAGCCGATCGCCGAGCCGCCGAGCCAGCCGAGCGAACCGAGCCCGGCGTCGCGGCCCGGAAGCGCGCCGCCGCCCCGGAAGGTGCTGTTCGACGACGTCGACGTCCCGGACTTCTTGAAGAACGGTTCGTGA
- a CDS encoding YggS family pyridoxal phosphate-dependent enzyme: MDADSPLQSGSRPDDDSPSSRRQQIAEALRDTDTEIDDACKSVGRDRAEVKLVAVTKNFPADDVVHLARLGVTDVGENRDQEAAAKAAEVARRAVEVRWHFVGRLQRNKARSVAEYAHLVQSVDRESLARALDTAATRFDRRLGVLIQISLDGDRDRGGVVPGELSALVDVVQNAASLSLEGVMAVAPKEWEPVRAFEALAEHSQVVQRLAPQATEISAGMSGDFREAIACGATMVRLGAKLLGPRQDVGYPVR; this comes from the coding sequence ATCGACGCCGATTCACCCCTCCAGTCCGGTTCGCGACCGGACGACGACTCGCCATCGTCACGGCGGCAACAGATCGCCGAGGCGTTGCGGGACACCGACACCGAAATCGACGACGCCTGCAAGTCGGTCGGCCGTGACCGCGCCGAGGTGAAGTTGGTCGCGGTGACGAAGAACTTTCCGGCCGACGACGTGGTGCATCTGGCTCGACTGGGTGTCACCGACGTGGGGGAGAACCGTGACCAGGAGGCGGCGGCGAAGGCCGCCGAGGTGGCGCGGCGAGCCGTCGAGGTTCGGTGGCATTTCGTGGGACGGTTGCAACGCAACAAGGCCCGCTCGGTCGCCGAGTACGCGCACCTGGTTCAGTCGGTTGACCGCGAGAGTCTGGCACGGGCATTGGATACCGCGGCCACCCGGTTCGATCGGCGGCTGGGCGTGTTGATCCAGATCAGTTTGGACGGTGACCGCGACCGCGGCGGTGTCGTCCCCGGGGAGCTGTCGGCCTTGGTCGACGTGGTGCAGAACGCGGCGTCGCTGTCACTCGAGGGTGTGATGGCGGTGGCCCCGAAAGAGTGGGAACCGGTCAGGGCCTTCGAGGCGTTGGCCGAGCATTCTCAAGTGGTGCAACGGCTTGCGCCGCAAGCCACTGAGATCTCAGCGGGAATGAGTGGGGACTTTCGCGAGGCGATCGCGTGCGGTGCCACGATGGTCCGTTTGGGAGCGAAATTGCTCGGGCCCCGACAAGATGTCGGGTACCCTGTGCGCTAG
- a CDS encoding cell division protein SepF, whose amino-acid sequence MGAMRKAGVWLGLIEDEEDRQYDEFDDSDEFDDRADRAASSQSRVRRLDRADRSSGERTTVRQLSRQSASVTPLTRDSLALAPEPTVRDRPMLVSDNPEYRITTVHPTTYNEARTVGEAYRDGTPVIMNLSELDESDAKRLVDFAAGLVFGLRGSFDRVTNRVFLLSPANIQVTAEDKAKIAEGGFFNQS is encoded by the coding sequence ATGGGCGCGATGCGCAAGGCGGGCGTCTGGCTCGGCTTGATCGAGGATGAAGAGGACCGTCAATACGACGAATTTGACGACTCCGATGAGTTCGACGATCGTGCCGACCGCGCAGCCAGCAGCCAGTCACGAGTGAGGCGGCTCGACCGCGCCGACCGATCCAGTGGTGAACGCACCACGGTGCGCCAGTTGTCGCGGCAGTCGGCGTCGGTGACCCCGTTGACCCGGGACAGCCTCGCGCTGGCACCGGAACCGACGGTGCGTGACCGGCCGATGTTGGTGAGTGACAATCCGGAGTATCGGATCACCACGGTGCATCCGACGACGTACAACGAGGCCAGGACGGTGGGCGAGGCCTACCGTGACGGCACTCCGGTGATCATGAACCTGTCCGAACTGGATGAGTCGGATGCCAAGCGGCTGGTGGACTTCGCGGCGGGCTTGGTCTTCGGTCTCCGTGGTAGTTTCGACCGGGTCACCAACAGGGTGTTCCTACTGTCTCCGGCCAACATCCAGGTGACCGCCGAAGACAAGGCGAAGATCGCCGAGGGTGGGTTCTTCAACCAGAGCTGA
- a CDS encoding YggT family protein, whose product MLSEVWQVVYLALYVFYLLLLARLVAGAVVRFSRRWEPGRSAAIALEIVFSATDPPLKGLRRVIPTVRLGNVALDLGFLVLLIIVIVLRIYVVAPLMYLPLGLMEESMARQPDVVTSDR is encoded by the coding sequence GTGTTGTCGGAAGTGTGGCAGGTTGTCTACCTGGCGTTGTACGTGTTCTACCTTTTGTTGCTGGCGCGGTTGGTTGCCGGCGCGGTGGTGCGTTTCTCTCGCCGGTGGGAGCCAGGCCGATCCGCTGCGATAGCACTGGAAATCGTATTTTCGGCTACTGATCCCCCCCTGAAAGGCTTGCGTCGAGTCATACCAACCGTGAGGCTTGGTAACGTGGCCCTTGACCTTGGCTTCCTTGTGCTCTTGATTATTGTCATAGTGCTGAGGATCTATGTGGTGGCACCTTTGATGTACCTTCCCTTAGGTCTCATGGAGGAATCCATGGCAAGGCAACCTGATGTGGTCACTTCAGACCGCTGA
- a CDS encoding DivIVA domain-containing protein gives MPLTPADIHSISFKKAPIGNRGYNEDEVDNFLDEVERELERLIEFNNKLRAQNEQLLSGAPAGTADNAELLAEFERLQREKNAAEQAAHAAEQELEELRHAGGMQGGAAAGPEGGEQQALRLLMVAQRTADEHMDSARSEADTVLTEARTKSEEMVSQARTQAETMEREAKQRHQEIMGNLEAKRSALHKHIEELKTFERQYRTRLKAYLESQLRDLTGRGEGVIEGEAADAQPEIRGAGTPAAILSQAPAEAVR, from the coding sequence ATGCCGCTGACCCCGGCCGACATTCATAGCATCTCGTTTAAGAAGGCCCCGATCGGCAATCGCGGGTACAACGAGGATGAAGTCGACAACTTTCTCGATGAGGTGGAGCGCGAACTGGAGCGACTCATCGAGTTCAACAACAAGCTGAGGGCTCAAAACGAGCAGCTGCTGTCGGGTGCCCCCGCCGGTACCGCCGACAACGCCGAACTCCTCGCCGAGTTCGAGCGGCTCCAGCGCGAGAAGAACGCCGCGGAGCAGGCCGCTCACGCTGCGGAGCAGGAGCTGGAAGAACTGCGCCACGCCGGTGGCATGCAGGGTGGCGCCGCCGCCGGACCCGAAGGTGGGGAGCAGCAGGCGCTGCGCCTGCTGATGGTCGCGCAGCGTACCGCCGACGAGCACATGGACAGTGCTCGCAGCGAAGCCGACACGGTGCTGACCGAGGCCCGGACCAAGTCCGAGGAGATGGTCTCGCAGGCCCGCACCCAGGCCGAAACCATGGAGCGTGAGGCTAAGCAGCGTCACCAGGAGATCATGGGCAACCTGGAGGCGAAGCGTTCGGCTCTGCACAAGCACATCGAGGAGCTCAAGACCTTCGAGCGTCAGTACCGCACCCGGTTGAAGGCGTACCTGGAAAGCCAGCTGCGCGATCTGACCGGACGTGGCGAGGGCGTCATCGAGGGAGAGGCCGCTGATGCGCAGCCGGAGATCCGCGGTGCCGGAACCCCCGCCGCGATCCTGAGTCAAGCCCCGGCAGAGGCCGTTCGCTGA
- a CDS encoding Na+/H+ antiporter NhaA has translation MVAGAGFLITGLAIGNDSFLIGTIAASLLAAVCLYVGSRPARRPEERLRDRDEYSLDRQEDDRLRSTGRRRYDADEWNRADDPDGIPSGRGSGREDYLDIDVDTSMVPSDEPGEVPMSSVEAAALMRMDTEVEVVDGRPRFHLGGCVHLIGRDSESLPAYEAVELGFSACALCRPAQSLLREPTHR, from the coding sequence TTGGTTGCTGGAGCCGGGTTCCTGATCACCGGGCTCGCGATCGGCAATGACTCATTCTTGATCGGGACGATCGCCGCGAGCCTGCTCGCCGCGGTGTGCCTCTACGTGGGGTCGCGTCCTGCGCGGCGACCGGAGGAACGCCTTCGCGATCGTGACGAGTACTCCCTGGACAGGCAAGAAGACGATCGGTTGCGTTCGACGGGTCGGCGTCGCTATGACGCCGACGAGTGGAACCGTGCCGACGATCCCGACGGTATCCCCAGTGGACGCGGATCGGGCCGAGAAGATTATCTGGACATCGATGTCGACACCAGTATGGTGCCCTCGGACGAACCCGGCGAGGTTCCGATGTCCAGCGTCGAGGCCGCCGCGCTGATGCGGATGGATACCGAGGTCGAGGTCGTCGACGGGCGGCCCCGGTTCCACTTGGGCGGCTGTGTGCATCTGATCGGCCGCGACAGTGAATCCTTGCCGGCCTATGAGGCGGTTGAACTGGGCTTCAGCGCGTGCGCGCTGTGCCGCCCGGCGCAGTCGCTGCTGAGGGAGCCCACCCACCGCTGA